The Etheostoma cragini isolate CJK2018 chromosome 15, CSU_Ecrag_1.0, whole genome shotgun sequence genome window below encodes:
- the akt1s1 gene encoding uncharacterized protein akt1s1 isoform X2, whose translation MASIAKSSDPEIPDNHKESWLELLSAAEKYCQTSGCDLAILTACKKFRSSAGGGDGMRKPESSSAFPKECDFSYSVWGQGFLAESARRYMDDIGVLHSMTMLTAQKHTRQAGGEGRTKLSFTGDGGVGGVGGVSPNSRLYSQSYPSIYSSGAVIGQGGGPNGNGEREREKSALEAEQDRQRSGIEDLEEECEDEEEEEDMDERRPYGNESAGVFSMDEDSLSRDCEPFFESDGEEESTDGSLSEDAPPPTRGMAMGQAAYSARYAHSHPMALARSLPVSVPVWGCRGNRAQDSNSGERVGCADLEHIAASMKALLVPGANDGTEMFGALPRPRLNTGDFSLKH comes from the exons ATGGCCTCCATCGCCAAGTCGTCCGACCCTGAGATCCCAGACAACCACAAAGAGAGCTGGCTGGAGCTACTTTCTGCCGCTGAAAAGTATTGCCAAACATCTGGCTGCGACCTGGCCATCCTAACGGCGTGTAAGAAGTTCCGGTCCTCGGCTGGAGGCGGAGACGGGATGAGGAAACCGGAGAGCAGCAGTGCCTTTCCAAAGGAGTGTGATTTCTCCTACAGCGTATGGGGCCAAGGGTTTCTGGCCGAATCGGCGCGTCGCTACATGGATGACATCGGCGTGCTGCACTCCATGACCATGCTAACAGCCCAAAAGCACACACGCCAGGCGGGGGGAGAGGGAAGAACCAAGCTG AGCTTTACAGGAGACGGCGGGGTGGGCGGAGTGGGCGGAGTCAGTCCCAATAGCAGACTGTATTCCCAAAGCTACCCGTCAATCTACAGCTCAGGAGCTGTGATCGGGCAGGGCGGCGGGCCGAACGGCAACGGGGAGAGGGAACGGGAGAAGAGTGCACTGGAGGCCGAGCAGGACAGACAGAGGTCTGGGATTGAGGACTTGGAAGAAGAGTGtgaggacgaggaagaggaggaggacatggATGAGAGGAGACCCTATGGGAATGAAAGTGCTG GTGTGTTCTCCATGGACGAGGACTCTCTGTCTCGGGACTGCGAGCCGTTCTTTGAGTCCGACGGGGAGGAGGAGAGTACTGATG GCTCTTTGAGCGAGGACGCTCCTCCGCCGACGCGTGGCATGGCTATGGGCCAGGCTGCGTACTCGGCTCGTTACGCCCACTCCCACCCCATGGCCCTGGCCCGCTCGCTACCCGTATCTGTGCCCGTGTGGGGCTGCAGAGGGAACCGAGCTCAAGACAGCAACAGTGGAGAGCGG GTGGGCTGCGCTGACCTGGAGCACATCGCTGCCAGTATGAAGGCCCTGCTGGTCCCCGGAGCCAATGATGGGACGGAAATGTTTGGGGCCCTGCCTCGGCCCCGTCTCAACACGGGGGACTTCTCCCTCAAgcactga
- the zgc:195001 gene encoding tripartite motif-containing protein 16 has protein sequence MPIRPVSTKGIMPVPKKAGRKNSSVGEVKPPPYEPNIPEPTTRADFMKYWLPLTLDDKTAQKLLWISEGGSKVARTSDAVCPYPNRPERYEHSPQVLSKEAVMGYRGYWEVDYGGWVVVGVVFESAPRKGNEGRGPCGLGENSGSWGVGWSGSCYQVWHNSENVDIQLPLSSTMGIYVDQPAGIIKFLAVEGEDKKEVRLIYKFKANTQEKVFPGFWIGSDSYCILRKRDQ, from the exons ATGCCAATCAGACCCGTGAGCACCAAGGGAATCATGCCTGTGCCCAAGAAAGCAG gaagaaaaaacagcagTGTTGGGGAAG TGAAGCCCCCCCCATATGAGCCAAATATCCCTGAACCCACCACCAGAGCTGACTTCATGAAAT ATTGGCTCCCGCTCACTCTGGATGATAAAACTGCACAGAAGCTGTTGTGGATTTCAGAAGGGGGGTCCAAAGTGGCCCGTACGTCAGACGCTGTCTGCCCATATCCCAACAGGCCTGAGAGATACGAACACTCTCCACAG GTGCTGAGTAAGGAGGCTGTGATGGGCTACCGGGGTTACTGGGAGGTGGACTACGGTGGCTGGGTGGTGGTCGGGGTGGTCTTTGAGAGCGCACCCAGGAAGGGAAACGAAGGGCGCGGACCCTGCGGCCTCGGGGAGAACAGCGGCTCCTGGGGCGTTGGCTGGTCCGGCTCCTGCTACCAAGTCTGGCACAACAGCGAGAACGTGGACATCCAGCTCCCCCTGTCCTCCACTATGGGCATCTACGTGGACCAGCCCGCCGGCATCATCAAGTTCCTCGCCGTGGAGGGAGAGGACAAGAAGGAGGTGCGGCTGATTTACAAGTTCAAAGCAAATACCCAGGAGAAGGTTTTCCCCGGGTTCTGGATCGGCTCAGATTCCTATTGCATTCTTCGGAAAAGGGATCAGTGA
- the tbc1d17 gene encoding TBC1 domain family member 17, whose product MEQNVEEYKLIFEKEGVYLHTNAKRSNQDTTIPGFIRIVERTGVPALEWSPLEDEGRSAPAVLYTKKDGEGGEEDTNFDPGYEPDWAVISTVKKDREHVPVKHSGQWSFSLPLSELYSLRRARFSLGRNFLVLTSRGGHPLPPLHFHRGGTRELFRALQRYIILDQSPVEGRLFLAYPLDSGALSQSFDKLQLFDDGGSDLVSRFIQDPYATTFGGFSKVTNFFRAALRPPGSPSHLRTAQDPSLPPQSDEEPGFELINCGVELGPRPDVTRGQPLDKWQEFLDPEGRVENPEKIKELIFRGGVTPHLRKEVWKFLLGFYPWNSTFKEREDILRAKTDEYFRMKVQWKSVSEEQEMRNSLLRGYRSLIERDVSRTDRHNTFFSGNDNPGLTLLHDVLMTYCMYNFDLGYVQGMSDLLSPLLFVTQNEVESFWCLTGFMELVHQNFEESQEAMKQQLLQLSILLKALDPELCDFLDSQDSGSLCFCFRWLLIWFKREFSFEDILIMWEVLWTQLPCDNFHLLIACSILKSQRGELIGSDHDFNTILKHINELTMKLDLQTVLQGAEAIYLQLTACKEIPMKVQQVLGLYTPSSSEEDSPDSQASETQRLLSQSQAGAAASSYSACATTYP is encoded by the exons ATGGAGCAAAACGTTGAGGAATACAAG TTGATATTTGAGAAGGAGGGAGTGTACCTCCACACAAATGCCAAGAGGAGCAACCAGGACACCACCATCCCAGGGTTCATCCGAATTGTAGAGCGG ACTGGTGTGCCAGCTTTAGAGTGGAGCCCACTTGAGGATGAGGGTCGCAGTGCCCCCGCTGTACTCTACACCAAAAAG GATggagaaggaggggaggaggacaCAAACTTTGATCCTGGGTATGAGCCAGACTGGGCAGTCATCAGCACAGTGAAGAAAGATCGAGAACACGTCCCAGTCAAACACTCAG GTCAGTGGTcgttctctctgcctctgtcagAGTTATACTCTCTTCGGAGGGCTCGGTTCTCCTTGGGCCGAAACTTCCTGGTGCTGACTAGTAGAGGGGGCCACCCACTGCCCCCTCTGCACTTCCACAGAGGAGGAACCAGGGAGCTGTTCAGGGCCCTGCAACGTTACATCATCCTGGACCA GTCGCCGGTTGAAGGGCGGCTCTTCCTCGCCTACCCTCTTGACTCCGGTGCTCTGTCTCAGTCCTTCGATAAGCTCCAGCTCTTCGATGATGGAGGCTCGGATCTCGTTTCG AGATTTATCCAGGACCCTTATGCCACTACATTTGGTGGATTCTCCAAAGTCACCAATTTCTTCAGGGCGGCACTTCGGCCTCCAGGGTCCCCCAGTCACCTGCGAACTGCTCAGGATCCTAGTTTGCCTCCGCAGTCTGATGAAGAGCCCGGCTTCGAACTCATTAACTGt GGGGTAGAGCTTGGTCCCAGACCAGACGTAACCAGGGGACAACCCCTGGACAAATGGCAAGAGTTTCTGGACCCAGAGGGACGAGTGGAGAACCCAGAAAAGATCAAAGAGCTCATATTCAGAGGG GGTGTCACACCGCACCTGAGGAAGGAGGTCTGGAAGTTTCTCCTGGGCTTTTATCCATGGAACAGCACTTTCAAGGAAAGAGAGGACATTCTGCGGGCCAAGAC GGACGAGTACTTTAGAATGAAGGTGCAGTGGAAGTCCGTCAGTGAAGAGCAGGAGATGAGGAACTCCCTCCTCAGAGGATACAGAAGCCTGATAG agagagacgtcagcaggacagacagacacaatacATTCTTCTCTGGGAACGACAACCCGGGACTGACTCTGCTGCATGATGTGCTGATGACATACTGCATGTACAACTTTGATCTTG GTTATGTCCAGGGGATGAGTGAtctcctgtctcctctccttttcGTCACCCAGAACGAGGTGGAGTCCTTCTGGTGTCTGACCGGCTTCATGGAGCTGGTG CACCAGAACTTTGAAGAGTCTCAGGAGGCCATGAAgcagcagctccttcagctcAGTATCCTGCTGAAGGCTCTGGACCCGGAGTTGTGCGACTTCCTGG ACTCTCAGGACAGCGGTTCTCTCTGCTTCTGTTTCCGTTGGCTGCTCATCTGGTTCAAAAGAGAGTTTTCCTTCGAGGACATCCTAATCATGTGGGAG GTCCTCTGGACTCAACTGCCATGTGACAACTTCCACCTGCTGATCGCCTGTTCAATCCTCAAGTCCCAGAGAGGAGAGCTGATTGGCTCAGACCACGACTTTAACACTATTCTAAAA CACATTAATGAGCTGACGATGAAGTTGGACCTGCAGACTGTTCTCCAAGGAGCGGAGGCCATCTACCTACAGCTGACTGCGTGCAAG GAGATTCCCATGAAGGTGCAGCAGGTTCTGGGTCTCTACACTCCCTCCAGTTCTGAAGAAGACAGCCCAGACTCCCAGGCCAGCGAGACACAACGCCTCCTCAGCCAGTCCCAGGCAGGAGCAGCTGCTTCATCTTACTCCGCATGCGCTACCACCTATCCTTAA
- the akt1s1 gene encoding uncharacterized protein akt1s1 isoform X1, producing the protein MASIAKSSDPEIPDNHKESWLELLSAAEKYCQTSGCDLAILTACKKFRSSAGGGDGMRKPESSSAFPKECDFSYSVWGQGFLAESARRYMDDIGVLHSMTMLTAQKHTRQAGGEGRTKLVGDLTSDPTNRGSFTGDGGVGGVGGVSPNSRLYSQSYPSIYSSGAVIGQGGGPNGNGEREREKSALEAEQDRQRSGIEDLEEECEDEEEEEDMDERRPYGNESAGVFSMDEDSLSRDCEPFFESDGEEESTDGSLSEDAPPPTRGMAMGQAAYSARYAHSHPMALARSLPVSVPVWGCRGNRAQDSNSGERVGCADLEHIAASMKALLVPGANDGTEMFGALPRPRLNTGDFSLKH; encoded by the exons ATGGCCTCCATCGCCAAGTCGTCCGACCCTGAGATCCCAGACAACCACAAAGAGAGCTGGCTGGAGCTACTTTCTGCCGCTGAAAAGTATTGCCAAACATCTGGCTGCGACCTGGCCATCCTAACGGCGTGTAAGAAGTTCCGGTCCTCGGCTGGAGGCGGAGACGGGATGAGGAAACCGGAGAGCAGCAGTGCCTTTCCAAAGGAGTGTGATTTCTCCTACAGCGTATGGGGCCAAGGGTTTCTGGCCGAATCGGCGCGTCGCTACATGGATGACATCGGCGTGCTGCACTCCATGACCATGCTAACAGCCCAAAAGCACACACGCCAGGCGGGGGGAGAGGGAAGAACCAAGCTGGTGGGTgacctgacctctgaccccacaAACAGGGGA AGCTTTACAGGAGACGGCGGGGTGGGCGGAGTGGGCGGAGTCAGTCCCAATAGCAGACTGTATTCCCAAAGCTACCCGTCAATCTACAGCTCAGGAGCTGTGATCGGGCAGGGCGGCGGGCCGAACGGCAACGGGGAGAGGGAACGGGAGAAGAGTGCACTGGAGGCCGAGCAGGACAGACAGAGGTCTGGGATTGAGGACTTGGAAGAAGAGTGtgaggacgaggaagaggaggaggacatggATGAGAGGAGACCCTATGGGAATGAAAGTGCTG GTGTGTTCTCCATGGACGAGGACTCTCTGTCTCGGGACTGCGAGCCGTTCTTTGAGTCCGACGGGGAGGAGGAGAGTACTGATG GCTCTTTGAGCGAGGACGCTCCTCCGCCGACGCGTGGCATGGCTATGGGCCAGGCTGCGTACTCGGCTCGTTACGCCCACTCCCACCCCATGGCCCTGGCCCGCTCGCTACCCGTATCTGTGCCCGTGTGGGGCTGCAGAGGGAACCGAGCTCAAGACAGCAACAGTGGAGAGCGG GTGGGCTGCGCTGACCTGGAGCACATCGCTGCCAGTATGAAGGCCCTGCTGGTCCCCGGAGCCAATGATGGGACGGAAATGTTTGGGGCCCTGCCTCGGCCCCGTCTCAACACGGGGGACTTCTCCCTCAAgcactga